The sequence below is a genomic window from Theobroma cacao cultivar B97-61/B2 chromosome 6, Criollo_cocoa_genome_V2, whole genome shotgun sequence.
AGCAATTCTTCAGCAACCCATCAAATAATTCGATGATAATAATAagggaaaattaaaaaaaaaaagagaagaccTTTTCTCGCCACCAGTGTAGTACTCCTGGGGGCTATCGGAATCGCTGTCGGAATCAGGTCCAGACCTTCGGTTCAGATCCGAGAGCGTGCGTATACCACCGGCGCGGCTGCTGCTCGACGGCTTCGCTGGTTTCTTGTCACGTGAGGCCATCGGTTTTGTCTGATTCTTTTTTCTCTGATTGAGAATAAAgtttggagagagaaagagagaggagaTTATTCCCTGGCTTCAGCTAGAGCCTACGAGAAGAGTAAGCGTGATTATTTGTACATGGACACATGGACGGACGTGCTGTTTTTCTGATCTTTTGGAATCAGACTCACATTCGCTACatttaattctctttttcttcaatcgGTCAACAACTCAACACTGGATCTTGTTGCTTTCAGCTTCCAATGTCTTTACAGACATGTTGTCGGCTGGATTTTATCGTTGATTCGAAGCCCAAGGGCCTTGGACCTTTTCTTAAAAGATAATGGGTTGATGGATTCGCCATTAAAATGGGCTTTGAGCTTGTCAGTCCATTTTGATCCAAACTTGAATTTAGACCCGTTAATCGTTTCCAACTGAAAAAACCGATTGAAATCAAGTAAATTCGATTaagttgatttgatttgttggATTTTgactttaatcaattatttaatttaatttgttcagttaatttgattgatttttaatatttaaaagtaatattataatataaaatattaaaaataaataaaattgaccAAATCATCTAAACAATTGATTATTTTGAACATAAAGCAATGtgattattttgaatttagaaTGTAATTCGATcagtttaattatttttttataaaaatttgaataattaaatttttaaaattttaaattcaatcaaCAGAGTTAAGTAAAGTataattaattactttttgtttcaaattaaGCTTATAGGCATGATCCCATGAACCATGATGCGATCAACTCCTTTGAATTAGTTCTGTTATTTGATAATTAGGATCTTCACTTGGCTTAATTAATCACGTGCCAAGGACTAATCATGGAAACGTAGAAGCTTAGAATGCTTAAATGGCGGGCCCCGCCATGGAAGAAATGCTGACATGGAATCTGCTTCTGTCGGCCTTTACCAACCAGTTCCCAAGTTAAAACCACTGTCGCTGCTGTTCGAACCTTGCTTTGTTCGAGAGAATGGCAGATCCGAATGCTCGAGCAGGATTGAACGGGACGGGCAGCAGCGGCGAGAATCGTCTGAAGTACAACTTCGATGCTGGATTCTTATCCAACGCACGCCCCTCCGACACTCCGAACCTCGACGAAGAAGATTCCAACGATCCGCCGAGTCTTGATTCCGATAGCTGTGACTCGGAATGTCAGTCGACTTCGTTGGCTGATCTATCGGCGAGTCTGCGAGTCTTCTCCGATTCGATGCTTAGGATGGAGCTGGCCGGGATGGAGATGGTCAAGGCGATGGAAGCGTCGCGATGTGAGGCGGAGAAGCGGAGGACGGAATCGGAGGCGGAGTTGACTCGGATGATGCTGCGAACTCAGTCCCAGATCGCTTCGTTTATTGCGGGAGACAATAGGAAGAGGAAGCGTGTGGAAGAAGACGAACAACCGAGGGACTTCTCTGTTAGGTACAGGTAAGTCTTTAATACTATGTCTCTCTGGTTTTTGTTAAGTAATAATCGGCTCAGTTATCTCTTTCGTTGGACATT
It includes:
- the LOC18597226 gene encoding uncharacterized protein At4g22160 isoform X2, translating into MADPNARAGLNGTGSSGENRLKYNFDAGFLSNARPSDTPNLDEEDSNDPPSLDSDSCDSECQSTSLADLSASLRVFSDSMLRMELAGMEMVKAMEASRCEAEKRRTESEAELTRMMLRTQSQIASFIAGDNRKRKRVEEDEQPRDFSVRQGALLLSLLQCNLIF
- the LOC18597226 gene encoding uncharacterized protein At4g22160 isoform X1, with protein sequence MADPNARAGLNGTGSSGENRLKYNFDAGFLSNARPSDTPNLDEEDSNDPPSLDSDSCDSECQSTSLADLSASLRVFSDSMLRMELAGMEMVKAMEASRCEAEKRRTESEAELTRMMLRTQSQIASFIAGDNRKRKRVEEDEQPRDFSVRYRQGALLLSLLQCNLIF